From Crassaminicella indica, one genomic window encodes:
- a CDS encoding ABC transporter permease, translating to MKTIITKKNSDILKTLIVILILWGGLSVIYSPIILPGPIKTLQATWNVLVDVDFLSHVLITLKRLFIGLFGAVLLGSILGLAIGECKRMKYLFEPVFHIIQATPPISWLALGMIWFGLDGQATIFIVFIASVPIMIINIIEGFENIDPKLIEMAMIFHFSKKDILFEIILPSLKSYFKSGITIAVGLGWKLVIMGEVLSSSTGIGAQITNARLNIETGKVLAWTIIIILLGVLSQKLIDFAFDFRSKEKENYGFANEQNRKKIWRGYRIKRFFAKG from the coding sequence ATGAAAACTATTATTACTAAGAAAAATAGTGATATTTTAAAAACTCTAATTGTCATATTAATCCTTTGGGGAGGGTTATCGGTGATTTATTCACCTATAATCCTTCCAGGACCTATTAAAACATTGCAAGCTACATGGAATGTTTTGGTTGATGTTGACTTTCTAAGTCATGTATTGATTACTTTGAAAAGACTTTTCATAGGTCTTTTTGGTGCGGTGTTATTAGGAAGTATTTTAGGACTAGCAATAGGTGAATGCAAAAGGATGAAGTATTTATTTGAGCCTGTATTTCATATTATACAGGCTACTCCACCTATATCATGGTTAGCTCTTGGGATGATTTGGTTTGGATTAGATGGGCAAGCTACTATATTTATTGTATTTATTGCAAGCGTACCTATAATGATTATTAATATTATAGAAGGATTTGAGAATATTGATCCTAAGCTGATTGAAATGGCAATGATTTTTCATTTTTCAAAAAAAGATATTTTGTTTGAGATTATACTTCCATCATTGAAATCTTATTTTAAATCTGGAATTACTATAGCTGTGGGATTAGGTTGGAAATTAGTAATTATGGGAGAAGTTCTAAGCTCTAGTACAGGGATAGGAGCACAGATCACTAATGCACGATTGAATATTGAAACAGGAAAGGTATTAGCATGGACAATTATTATTATTTTATTAGGGGTTTTATCTCAAAAGTTAATAGATTTTGCATTTGATTTTAGAAGTAAGGAGAAAGAAAATTATGGTTTTGCAAATGAACAAAATAGAAAAAAGATTTGGCGAGGTTATCGTATTAAAAGATTTTTCGCTAAAGGTTAA
- the ftsX gene encoding permease-like cell division protein FtsX, whose translation MKTRTGVYMVKEGFKGLWRNRIMGTVSVVSITCVLMILGIIFMIILNVNSLAETVKGQFDSIQVYLKDDLTESQIENVGSIIKGIDGIDYVDFLSKEQALENAKKKWGDKGYLLDGLEKNPLPNSYIIKLKDIAYADYVVSRIEGLQGLEEIKYYKDIVEKLLKITNFIRVTGIIIIGILILISMFIVGNTIKLTVIARRREINIMKYVGATNWFIRWPFLIEGVLLGLIGSVIALGVVGFSYQRIFDFITQKLYVMLSAYMIPAPVFIENTAVIFIVLGMGIGALGSIFSMRKFLKV comes from the coding sequence ATGAAGACTAGAACGGGTGTATATATGGTCAAGGAAGGATTTAAAGGTCTTTGGCGAAATCGCATTATGGGAACTGTATCTGTAGTATCTATTACATGTGTGTTAATGATTTTAGGAATTATATTTATGATTATATTAAATGTAAACAGCTTGGCAGAAACAGTTAAAGGACAGTTTGATTCTATACAAGTGTATTTAAAGGATGATTTAACAGAGAGTCAGATAGAAAATGTGGGAAGCATTATTAAGGGAATAGATGGAATAGACTATGTAGATTTTCTATCTAAGGAACAAGCTTTAGAGAATGCAAAAAAGAAGTGGGGAGATAAAGGGTATCTTTTAGATGGACTAGAAAAAAATCCCCTTCCTAATTCATATATTATAAAGCTTAAGGATATAGCCTATGCAGATTATGTAGTAAGTAGGATAGAGGGTTTGCAAGGATTAGAGGAGATAAAATATTATAAAGACATTGTAGAGAAGCTTTTAAAGATTACAAATTTTATAAGGGTTACAGGGATTATTATTATTGGTATTTTAATACTTATTTCTATGTTTATTGTTGGAAATACTATTAAACTAACTGTTATTGCAAGACGTAGAGAAATTAATATCATGAAATATGTAGGTGCTACCAATTGGTTTATTAGATGGCCTTTTTTAATAGAAGGGGTTTTGTTAGGGTTGATCGGATCGGTTATTGCCTTAGGGGTTGTTGGATTTAGTTATCAGCGTATATTTGATTTCATAACACAAAAGCTATATGTTATGCTTTCTGCATATATGATTCCAGCACCTGTATTTATTGAAAATACAGCTGTTATTTTCATTGTATTGGGCATGGGAATTGGTGCTTTGGGAAGTATATTCTCCATGAGAAAATTTTTAAAAGTATAA
- a CDS encoding cupin domain-containing protein → MGEKYIKNIDFEKVLDFKNLIEYVEGGVESRTLVQREDFSITLFAFDQGEGVSAYSMPGDTMIYVYEGKAEVVIDEDKKFILEKGKTIVVPPDVIHSFDAVEKSKILIIIVKPQKRGGDK, encoded by the coding sequence ATGGGAGAAAAATATATAAAAAATATAGATTTTGAAAAAGTGTTAGATTTTAAAAATTTAATTGAATATGTAGAAGGAGGTGTTGAAAGTCGTACTCTTGTGCAAAGAGAAGATTTTAGTATAACTTTATTTGCTTTTGATCAAGGAGAAGGGGTAAGTGCTTATTCAATGCCTGGAGATACAATGATTTATGTATATGAAGGAAAGGCAGAAGTAGTTATTGATGAAGATAAAAAATTTATTCTTGAAAAAGGAAAAACAATTGTTGTACCACCAGATGTAATTCATAGCTTTGATGCAGTAGAAAAATCTAAAATACTGATTATTATAGTAAAGCCACAAAAACGAGGAGGGGATAAATGA
- the ftsE gene encoding cell division ATP-binding protein FtsE, whose translation MIKFLNVTKEYREGTLALSNINIHIEKGDFAFIVGPSGAGKSTFIKLLLKEIEPTKGKITIHGMDITRLSTRKIPALRRKIGVVFQDFRLLPNKTVYENVAFAMEIIEATPKEIRRQVPTMLAMVGLSGKAKMYPHELSGGEQQRVSIARAIVNNPSVLIADEPTGNLDPDTAWEIMKLLKQINRRGTTIVMATHAKEIVDVMQQRVIAIEGGKIVRDDKKGVYGYED comes from the coding sequence GTGATAAAATTTTTAAATGTAACAAAAGAGTATAGAGAAGGCACACTGGCTCTTTCAAATATTAATATACACATAGAAAAGGGCGACTTTGCTTTTATTGTAGGACCGAGTGGAGCAGGAAAATCAACATTTATTAAATTATTATTGAAAGAAATAGAACCAACAAAAGGGAAAATTACTATACATGGCATGGATATCACAAGATTAAGTACAAGAAAGATTCCAGCGCTTAGAAGAAAAATAGGTGTAGTTTTTCAAGATTTTAGACTACTTCCTAATAAAACGGTTTATGAAAATGTAGCTTTTGCTATGGAAATCATTGAAGCTACTCCAAAGGAAATCAGAAGACAAGTTCCAACAATGCTTGCTATGGTAGGGCTTAGTGGAAAGGCAAAAATGTATCCTCATGAGCTTTCAGGAGGGGAACAGCAGAGAGTTTCTATTGCTCGTGCTATTGTAAACAATCCATCTGTTTTAATTGCGGACGAGCCTACAGGAAACCTTGATCCAGATACAGCATGGGAAATTATGAAGCTTTTAAAACAAATTAATAGAAGAGGTACAACTATAGTTATGGCTACTCATGCCAAAGAAATTGTAGATGTGATGCAGCAGAGAGTTATTGCAATAGAAGGCGGAAAAATTGTTCGAGATGATAAGAAGGGTGTGTACGGCTATGAAGACTAG
- a CDS encoding ABC transporter ATP-binding protein: protein MVLQMNKIEKRFGEVIVLKDFSLKVNEKEILCIIGPSGCGKSTMLNIVSGCLSPSKGNLVNKSKNISYVFQEDRLLSWKTVYENIYIVNKKASKEHMKLLIEQVGLTGFENYYPLKLSGGMRQRCAIARAFNYEADLLLMDEPFKSLDYNLRFSMIEHLLNLWEMKKNSIIFVTHEIDEALLLGDRILVLSNRPTKVIKEFEIKKLKRKRSLRDEILMRIRNEIVSCLVKQ, encoded by the coding sequence ATGGTTTTGCAAATGAACAAAATAGAAAAAAGATTTGGCGAGGTTATCGTATTAAAAGATTTTTCGCTAAAGGTTAATGAAAAAGAAATTCTTTGTATCATTGGACCATCTGGATGTGGAAAATCTACGATGCTTAATATTGTGTCAGGATGTTTATCACCTTCTAAAGGAAATTTAGTAAACAAAAGTAAAAATATTAGTTATGTATTTCAAGAAGATAGATTGCTTTCATGGAAAACTGTTTATGAAAATATTTATATTGTAAATAAAAAGGCATCAAAAGAGCATATGAAATTATTGATTGAACAGGTAGGACTTACAGGCTTTGAAAATTATTATCCTTTAAAGTTGAGTGGTGGAATGAGGCAAAGGTGTGCCATTGCAAGAGCATTTAATTATGAAGCTGATTTATTACTTATGGATGAACCATTTAAATCTCTTGATTATAATTTGAGATTTAGTATGATTGAGCATTTACTAAATCTTTGGGAGATGAAGAAAAATTCAATTATATTTGTTACTCATGAAATAGATGAAGCACTTTTGCTTGGAGATAGGATTTTAGTATTGTCAAATAGACCTACAAAAGTAATCAAGGAATTTGAAATAAAAAAATTAAAAAGAAAAAGGAGTTTAAGAGATGAAATATTGATGAGAATAAGAAATGAAATTGTGAGTTGCCTTGTAAAACAATAA
- a CDS encoding cupin domain-containing protein, with protein sequence MKEKFLKNIPFEEVLELKDLVDYAEGRVSSKTLVQRSDLSITLFAFDKGEGLSTHSAPGDAMVYVMEGSVKVSIGEDINVVLKEGQTAVMPANIPHALESIEKFKMLLIVVKPQKENKR encoded by the coding sequence ATGAAAGAAAAATTTTTAAAGAACATACCTTTTGAGGAAGTTTTGGAGTTGAAGGATTTGGTAGATTATGCAGAGGGAAGAGTAAGTAGTAAAACACTTGTACAAAGAAGTGATTTGAGTATAACGTTGTTTGCTTTTGATAAGGGAGAGGGGCTTAGTACTCACTCTGCACCTGGTGATGCGATGGTATATGTTATGGAAGGCAGTGTAAAAGTTAGCATTGGTGAAGATATAAATGTTGTTTTAAAAGAAGGACAAACAGCAGTTATGCCTGCAAATATTCCGCATGCTTTAGAATCAATTGAAAAATTTAAAATGTTGCTTATAGTTGTAAAACCTCAAAAAGAAAATAAGAGATAG
- a CDS encoding 5-formyltetrahydrofolate cyclo-ligase, which translates to MKKKLRQEILQKRKSLSEEIIYSRSEAIFHKLKLFNLYKNAKNIMVYISFRNEVNTSLIIEDLLRSNKNVIIPISIPKTKELILSKLLDPKKELKEGSYGILEPKEEYIRKVDKELLDLILVPGVAFDKRGYRIGYGGGYYDRFLDKLSTNVPAIALAFDFQIVDKIPNDAFDYPVDYIITETQLIQCK; encoded by the coding sequence ATGAAAAAAAAGCTTCGCCAAGAAATACTACAAAAAAGAAAATCACTCTCTGAGGAAATTATCTACTCAAGGAGTGAAGCTATTTTTCATAAATTAAAGCTATTTAATTTATACAAGAATGCAAAAAACATCATGGTTTACATATCCTTTAGAAATGAAGTAAATACATCTTTAATAATTGAAGATTTATTACGTTCAAATAAAAATGTTATTATTCCTATTAGCATTCCAAAAACAAAGGAACTGATTTTATCAAAGCTTTTAGATCCAAAAAAAGAGCTTAAAGAAGGTAGTTATGGTATTTTAGAACCAAAAGAGGAATATATTCGAAAAGTAGATAAGGAGCTATTAGATCTAATTCTTGTTCCTGGAGTAGCTTTTGATAAGAGAGGATATAGGATTGGCTATGGTGGAGGATATTATGATCGCTTTTTAGACAAGCTTTCAACTAATGTTCCAGCTATTGCTCTAGCATTTGATTTTCAAATAGTAGATAAAATTCCTAATGATGCTTTTGATTATCCAGTTGACTATATTATTACAGAAACACAATTAATCCAATGTAAATAG
- a CDS encoding Lon protease family protein — MIEKYEVPIEKLKNKCDVSCFDFDSTKDLYPLQGIIGQRRAAKALEFGLDIKKKGYNIFVSGQSGTGRNSYTLSITEKKAENKETPDDWLYVHNFKNPDSPIALHVKSGMGKILKKDIENMIELFKKEIPKVFTSKEYENQKSVLIQQYQNYTQKTINDLNVMAEKYGFIFNQTDKGLISIPFRDGHPMSEEEYRNLSTEELEKLRKNSSELSLETVDVFNKIRSLEEEYRNSVKELDEKMALDVVAFHINEIKKKFEDRQCVIEYLKTLQEDIIDHIGKFKVDKNEQMNNPFAMFQRSSEAFFDRYLVNLFIDHSEKSGAPIVNETNPTYYNLIGRIEYKNELGVMKTDFTQIKPGALHQANGGYLILQAKDLLTNPFAWNALKRALKTNSINIEGLDKQIGYVVTSTLKPQPIPLSIKVILIGDAYTYSMLYYYDEDFKKLFKIMADFDIEMDRNNENIYKMARFIATHCEKEGLKHFDRSAVGRIIEYSSRLAEDQTKLSSRFNQVVEILYEADRFAEMMNSDIVKLEHIEKAIEEKKYRNNKYEEKILQMFDEGTLLLEVEGEGIGEINGLAVTGTGEYSFGKPSKITVATFRGKNGIINIEREVKKSGSIHDKGVLILNGYFGEKFAQERPLSLSASIVFEQLYSGVDGDSASSTELYALLSSLSAVPIKQYIAVTGSVNQRGQIQPIGGVNEKIEGFFKVCKLKGLTGKQGVMIPHQNVKNLMLSDEVIKAVENKMFHIYAVKTIEEGIEVLTDKQADTVYELVRKKLLEFSKEEKKSPNKKQRKNTNRAK; from the coding sequence ATGATTGAAAAATATGAAGTGCCTATAGAAAAACTGAAGAATAAATGTGATGTTAGTTGTTTTGATTTTGATTCAACAAAGGACCTTTATCCACTACAAGGAATTATTGGTCAAAGGCGAGCAGCGAAAGCGTTAGAATTTGGACTAGATATTAAGAAGAAAGGATACAACATATTTGTGTCAGGACAAAGTGGGACAGGAAGAAATAGCTATACTTTGTCTATTACTGAGAAAAAGGCAGAAAATAAGGAAACACCAGATGATTGGCTATATGTACACAATTTTAAGAATCCAGACAGTCCTATTGCACTGCATGTAAAGAGCGGTATGGGGAAAATTTTAAAAAAAGATATAGAAAATATGATTGAGCTGTTTAAAAAGGAAATTCCTAAGGTTTTTACAAGTAAAGAATATGAAAACCAAAAGAGTGTATTAATCCAGCAATATCAAAATTATACTCAAAAAACGATTAATGACTTAAATGTAATGGCAGAAAAATATGGTTTCATTTTCAATCAAACAGATAAAGGGTTAATTAGTATTCCATTCAGAGATGGACATCCTATGAGTGAGGAGGAATACAGAAATTTAAGTACTGAAGAACTAGAAAAATTAAGAAAAAACTCTAGTGAGCTAAGCTTAGAAACTGTTGATGTCTTTAATAAGATAAGGAGCTTAGAAGAGGAATACAGAAATAGCGTAAAAGAATTAGATGAAAAAATGGCTCTAGACGTAGTAGCTTTTCATATAAATGAAATAAAGAAAAAATTTGAAGATAGACAGTGTGTTATAGAATATTTAAAAACTCTACAAGAAGATATTATTGATCATATAGGTAAGTTTAAAGTTGACAAAAATGAACAGATGAATAATCCGTTTGCAATGTTTCAAAGATCTTCAGAAGCTTTTTTTGACAGATATTTAGTAAATCTTTTTATTGATCATAGTGAAAAATCAGGTGCACCTATTGTAAATGAAACTAATCCAACCTATTATAATTTAATTGGTAGAATTGAGTATAAAAATGAATTGGGTGTAATGAAGACGGATTTTACACAGATAAAACCGGGTGCGCTGCATCAAGCTAATGGAGGATATTTGATATTACAAGCTAAGGATTTACTCACAAATCCTTTTGCGTGGAATGCCTTAAAGCGTGCATTAAAAACAAATAGCATAAATATTGAAGGCTTAGACAAACAAATTGGATATGTAGTTACATCTACACTTAAGCCTCAGCCAATTCCTCTTTCTATAAAGGTGATTTTAATAGGAGATGCATATACTTATTCTATGCTTTATTACTATGATGAGGATTTCAAAAAACTATTTAAAATTATGGCTGACTTTGATATTGAAATGGATAGAAATAATGAAAATATCTATAAAATGGCTAGATTTATTGCAACTCATTGTGAGAAAGAGGGGCTAAAGCATTTTGACAGAAGTGCTGTTGGAAGAATCATTGAATACAGCTCAAGGCTTGCAGAGGATCAAACAAAGCTTAGCTCAAGGTTTAATCAAGTGGTTGAAATTTTATATGAAGCAGATAGATTTGCAGAAATGATGAATTCAGATATTGTAAAGCTTGAACATATTGAAAAAGCTATAGAAGAAAAGAAATATAGAAACAATAAATATGAAGAAAAGATTCTTCAAATGTTTGATGAAGGTACATTATTACTAGAGGTAGAGGGAGAAGGAATCGGAGAAATAAATGGACTAGCTGTTACTGGAACAGGGGAATATAGCTTTGGAAAACCAAGTAAAATTACTGTTGCTACATTTAGAGGAAAAAATGGGATTATAAATATAGAAAGGGAAGTCAAAAAAAGTGGAAGCATCCATGATAAAGGTGTACTCATTTTAAATGGATATTTTGGAGAAAAATTTGCACAGGAAAGACCGCTATCTTTATCAGCAAGTATTGTATTTGAACAACTATACTCAGGAGTAGATGGAGATAGTGCATCTAGTACAGAGCTTTATGCACTTCTTTCGAGTCTTTCAGCAGTTCCTATTAAGCAGTATATAGCAGTAACTGGTTCTGTAAACCAAAGAGGGCAAATTCAGCCTATTGGTGGAGTTAATGAAAAAATAGAAGGATTTTTTAAAGTATGTAAATTAAAAGGACTAACAGGAAAACAAGGTGTGATGATCCCTCATCAAAATGTAAAAAACTTGATGCTTTCTGATGAAGTTATTAAAGCTGTTGAAAATAAAATGTTCCATATTTATGCAGTAAAGACAATAGAAGAAGGGATTGAGGTACTAACAGATAAACAAGCAGATACTGTTTATGAGCTTGTACGTAAGAAGCTTTTAGAATTTTCAAAGGAAGAGAAAAAATCTCCAAATAAAAAGCAAAGGAAAAACACAAATAGGGCAAAATAG
- a CDS encoding murein hydrolase activator EnvC family protein, producing the protein MMQIKYKKLFMVAMLIIALLITENTFALDVSSDKRKLNAINNQINKVQKELNDNKKKQKSLTTQINELDRKIDKQEKEISDIQTEINKTKKKIAKAKEELQEAEKNIHDKNDILNARLRVMYKNGDIGYAEVLLDSENIIDFLSNLDMIKKILQQDMDLLSYMKEQRDEIDKKKRNLETHKSSMDRMLKNMHQKQKELEVSRGEIRKVKEELLKNSKELEKQIDAMNEYAKKIAEEIRRKQSGGKYIGGKLAWPAPGYTRITSPYGYRIHPILKRRKLHTGIDIGIPYGKNIVAAGDGTVIKAGWYGAYGKAVMIDHGGGIVTLYGHNSRLVVKEGQKVKRGQVISKCGSTGYSTGPHLHFEVRKNGNPTDPIPWVK; encoded by the coding sequence ATGATGCAAATAAAATATAAAAAATTGTTTATGGTTGCAATGCTGATCATAGCTTTACTGATTACAGAAAATACTTTTGCATTAGATGTGAGTAGCGATAAAAGAAAGCTTAATGCTATAAATAATCAGATTAATAAAGTGCAAAAAGAATTGAATGACAATAAAAAGAAACAAAAAAGTCTTACTACTCAAATAAACGAATTAGATAGAAAAATTGATAAACAGGAGAAGGAAATATCAGATATCCAGACAGAGATTAACAAAACAAAAAAGAAAATTGCTAAAGCAAAAGAAGAACTACAAGAAGCAGAGAAAAATATTCATGATAAAAATGATATATTGAATGCTCGATTAAGGGTTATGTATAAAAATGGAGATATTGGATATGCAGAAGTGCTTCTTGATTCAGAAAATATTATAGATTTTTTGTCTAATTTGGATATGATCAAAAAAATATTGCAGCAGGATATGGATTTATTATCGTATATGAAAGAACAAAGAGATGAAATTGATAAAAAGAAAAGAAATTTAGAAACTCATAAAAGCAGTATGGACAGAATGCTTAAAAATATGCATCAAAAGCAAAAAGAACTAGAAGTTAGTAGAGGAGAAATCCGCAAGGTTAAGGAGGAGCTTCTAAAAAATAGCAAAGAGCTGGAAAAACAAATTGATGCAATGAATGAATATGCAAAAAAAATTGCTGAAGAGATTAGAAGAAAGCAATCAGGTGGAAAATATATAGGAGGGAAATTGGCTTGGCCAGCTCCTGGATATACAAGAATCACTTCTCCATATGGATATAGAATTCATCCAATTCTTAAAAGAAGAAAGCTACATACAGGAATTGATATAGGTATTCCATATGGAAAAAATATTGTAGCTGCAGGAGATGGTACAGTTATCAAAGCTGGTTGGTATGGAGCTTATGGAAAAGCAGTAATGATAGACCACGGTGGGGGTATTGTTACATTATATGGGCATAATTCTAGACTTGTTGTAAAGGAAGGGCAAAAAGTAAAAAGAGGTCAAGTTATTTCAAAATGCGGTAGCACAGGCTATTCTACCGGACCGCATCTTCATTTTGAAGTGAGGAAAAATGGAAATCCTACTGATCCAATTCCTTGGGTGAAATAG
- a CDS encoding ABC transporter substrate-binding protein: MMKQKIALILIVVLSITMFFGCNQSQNKEAEVSCEMPKEEIKIVISGPKAPPTFPLLRMIETKALGENVKIDFKIWNGVEELLAIATNSEYGFLAMPVNTSAKLYNKGVDIKLTNVNTWGVMYLSTTDSKCNRWEDLKGKKLYVPFKSAPPDIITQYFLKEYGLEAGKDVEIIYSTPSEIAQMVKVGEAEYAMNIEPFITASKMGNENLRVVFDYMEEWKKIKGSEYDIPNAGIVTNNKFLKEHKELVELFEKEYEKAVIWTLENPKESSKLVEKYLGLNKDLIEKSMPTLGLKYKQSNNAKNDLEKYYETLLNFKADSIGGKTPDENYYY; the protein is encoded by the coding sequence ATGATGAAACAAAAGATAGCATTGATTTTGATTGTAGTATTAAGTATAACCATGTTTTTTGGTTGCAATCAATCACAAAATAAAGAGGCAGAAGTATCGTGTGAAATGCCAAAAGAAGAAATAAAAATAGTTATAAGCGGACCAAAAGCACCACCAACATTTCCGTTGCTTAGAATGATAGAAACAAAAGCATTAGGAGAAAATGTGAAAATTGACTTTAAAATATGGAATGGTGTAGAAGAATTATTGGCTATAGCTACTAATTCAGAATACGGATTTTTAGCTATGCCAGTAAATACATCAGCTAAGTTATATAATAAGGGTGTGGATATAAAGCTTACCAATGTAAATACATGGGGAGTTATGTATTTATCGACTACAGATTCAAAATGTAATAGGTGGGAAGATTTAAAAGGGAAGAAATTGTATGTACCTTTTAAAAGTGCTCCACCTGATATTATTACACAATATTTCTTAAAAGAATATGGGTTGGAAGCAGGAAAAGATGTTGAGATTATTTATTCAACCCCATCAGAGATTGCACAGATGGTAAAGGTAGGAGAAGCTGAATATGCAATGAATATAGAACCTTTTATAACAGCAAGCAAGATGGGAAATGAGAATTTAAGAGTTGTTTTCGATTATATGGAAGAGTGGAAAAAAATAAAAGGATCTGAATATGATATTCCTAATGCAGGGATCGTCACAAATAATAAGTTTTTAAAAGAACATAAAGAACTGGTAGAATTATTTGAAAAGGAATATGAGAAAGCAGTTATATGGACATTAGAAAATCCTAAAGAGTCATCAAAATTAGTAGAAAAATATCTTGGATTAAATAAAGATTTAATAGAAAAATCTATGCCGACTTTAGGACTTAAATATAAACAGTCTAATAATGCAAAGAACGATTTGGAAAAATATTATGAAACCCTTTTAAATTTTAAAGCAGATAGTATTGGAGGGAAAACTCCAGATGAAAACTATTATTACTAA